Proteins encoded within one genomic window of Bacillus sp. F19:
- a CDS encoding DEAD/DEAH box helicase, whose product MKKKSLSDLIEELRTNENIINWHEIEPQEAKTKPIPASVDERIKAALKKRGIGELYSHQYTAYETLQKGENIVAVTPTASGKTLCYNLPVLQSIAKNDANRALYIFPTKALAQDQKSELNEIIEEMGIDIKSYTYDGDTSPTIRQVVRKAGHIVITNPDMLHSAILPHHTKWVSLFENLKYVVIDELHTYRGVFGSHVANVIRRLKRICKFYGSNPIFICTSATIANPKELAEQLTGNPMRLVDDNGAPRGRKHFVFYNPSIVNKPLNIRKSATVEVNNLAKEFLKNKIQTIVFARSRVRVEIILSHIQELVKDKIGTKSIRGYRGGYLPKQRREIERGLREGEILGVVSTNALELGVDIGQLQVCVMTGYPGSVASTWQQAGRAGRRHGEALILMVASSAPIDQYIVQNPEYFFDRSPESARINPENLIILVDHLKCAAYELPFNEGEEFGPLELEDILEYLVEERVLYQNGKKFYWANQSFPAGNISLRSASQENVVIIDQSETANVKIIGEMDRFSAMTLLHDEAIYLHEGVQYQVEKLDWDHKKAYVREVDVEYYTDANLAVQLKVLEIDKTNIRNVSSINYGDVTVNALPTIFKKIKLTTFENIGSGPIYLPEEELHTSATWLEIKEVDPTLGEKTMEQLLLGISNVLQHVVPVHVMCDRNDIHVVSQIRAAHTGLPTIFIYDHYPGGIGLAEEVYKRFDEMKEAAKNLIKKCPCNDGCPSCIGNEIEGIKAKARSIQLLNQF is encoded by the coding sequence ATGAAGAAAAAATCACTTTCAGATTTGATAGAAGAATTAAGAACCAATGAAAATATAATTAACTGGCACGAAATCGAACCCCAGGAAGCAAAAACGAAGCCCATACCTGCAAGCGTAGACGAAAGAATTAAAGCTGCGCTGAAAAAAAGAGGAATCGGGGAACTTTACAGCCATCAGTACACAGCCTACGAAACCTTACAAAAAGGTGAAAACATTGTAGCTGTAACCCCTACCGCTTCGGGTAAAACACTTTGCTATAACCTTCCTGTCCTTCAATCCATTGCAAAAAATGACGCGAACCGCGCACTTTACATTTTTCCAACTAAAGCCCTGGCACAAGACCAGAAAAGCGAATTAAACGAGATCATAGAAGAAATGGGGATAGATATTAAAAGCTATACCTACGACGGAGATACTTCCCCGACTATTCGGCAGGTCGTACGTAAGGCTGGGCATATCGTTATTACAAACCCTGATATGTTACATTCGGCCATTCTTCCCCATCATACGAAATGGGTAAGCTTATTCGAGAATCTAAAATACGTCGTTATTGATGAACTGCATACATACCGCGGGGTCTTCGGCAGTCATGTAGCGAATGTAATAAGAAGGCTAAAAAGAATCTGTAAATTTTACGGAAGTAATCCGATCTTTATCTGTACGTCTGCGACGATCGCGAACCCGAAAGAGTTAGCCGAACAGCTTACTGGAAACCCTATGCGCCTGGTAGATGATAACGGGGCGCCCAGGGGAAGAAAGCACTTTGTTTTTTATAACCCGTCGATCGTAAATAAACCTTTAAACATTCGAAAAAGCGCTACAGTAGAAGTAAACAATCTAGCGAAGGAATTTTTAAAGAACAAAATACAGACGATCGTATTCGCTCGAAGTCGGGTACGGGTCGAAATCATTTTAAGTCATATACAGGAACTGGTTAAGGATAAGATCGGCACGAAATCAATAAGAGGTTATCGGGGCGGATACCTTCCCAAGCAGCGCAGAGAAATAGAAAGAGGCTTAAGGGAAGGGGAAATACTTGGGGTAGTAAGTACAAACGCTTTAGAATTAGGCGTAGACATTGGACAGCTGCAGGTCTGCGTTATGACAGGCTACCCTGGCAGCGTTGCTAGTACATGGCAGCAGGCAGGACGGGCTGGGCGTAGGCATGGCGAAGCACTTATACTTATGGTCGCTAGTTCTGCCCCAATAGATCAGTATATCGTTCAAAACCCGGAATACTTTTTCGATCGGTCCCCAGAGTCAGCCAGGATTAACCCAGAAAACTTAATCATTTTAGTAGATCATTTAAAATGTGCAGCTTACGAACTGCCGTTTAATGAAGGGGAAGAATTCGGACCTTTAGAACTTGAAGACATATTAGAATACCTGGTAGAAGAAAGGGTCTTGTATCAAAACGGTAAAAAGTTTTACTGGGCTAATCAGTCTTTTCCAGCTGGAAATATCAGCTTAAGATCGGCTTCACAGGAAAACGTCGTAATAATAGATCAATCGGAAACAGCTAACGTAAAAATCATAGGGGAAATGGACCGTTTTAGTGCTATGACACTTTTACATGACGAAGCGATTTATTTACACGAAGGCGTACAATACCAGGTAGAGAAACTGGACTGGGACCATAAAAAAGCGTACGTAAGGGAAGTAGACGTAGAATACTACACAGACGCGAATCTGGCTGTACAATTAAAGGTTTTAGAAATAGATAAAACGAATATAAGAAATGTTTCTTCAATAAACTATGGCGATGTAACAGTAAATGCTTTACCTACAATCTTTAAAAAGATCAAGTTAACAACGTTCGAAAATATAGGGTCTGGACCGATCTACTTACCAGAAGAAGAACTGCATACCAGCGCTACCTGGTTAGAAATAAAAGAAGTCGACCCGACGCTAGGCGAAAAAACAATGGAACAGCTGCTGCTAGGAATATCCAATGTGCTGCAGCATGTAGTACCTGTACATGTAATGTGTGATCGTAATGATATTCACGTAGTTTCACAAATAAGAGCAGCACATACAGGACTGCCTACGATTTTCATTTACGACCATTACCCAGGCGGGATAGGTTTAGCAGAAGAGGTTTATAAGCGCTTCGACGAAATGAAAGAAGCTGCGAAAAACCTAATAAAGAAATGCCCTTGTAATGACGGCTGCCCTTCGTGTATCGGTAACGAAATAGAGGGGATAAAAGCGAAGGCAAGAAGTATACAGCTGCTAAATCAATTTTAA
- a CDS encoding PTS glucose transporter subunit IIA, whose amino-acid sequence MLKKLFGKKTEKQTEETVYAPLTGRLLNLEDVPDPVFSQKMMGDGMAIEPSEGILVSPVEGEIIQLFHTKHAIGIKSLTGMEILLHIGLETVAMNGEGFEAFVKEGDKVKPGDKLITFDLNLIKEKAASTITPIIITNGDIIVNVQKSPLGEVKGGSDKVFEIKVK is encoded by the coding sequence ATGCTGAAAAAATTATTTGGAAAAAAGACTGAAAAGCAAACAGAAGAAACGGTTTACGCACCTCTAACAGGAAGATTACTTAACCTTGAAGATGTACCGGATCCGGTCTTTTCTCAAAAAATGATGGGTGACGGGATGGCAATTGAACCTTCTGAAGGTATCCTTGTATCTCCGGTTGAAGGAGAAATCATTCAGCTTTTTCACACAAAACATGCGATTGGAATTAAAAGCCTGACTGGCATGGAAATTTTGCTTCATATCGGACTTGAAACGGTTGCGATGAACGGGGAAGGCTTTGAAGCTTTTGTGAAAGAGGGCGATAAAGTAAAACCTGGAGATAAATTAATTACGTTTGATCTGAATTTAATTAAAGAAAAAGCAGCGAGCACCATAACACCAATCATCATCACAAACGGCGATATTATAGTAAATGTGCAAAAATCTCCATTAGGCGAGGTTAAAGGCGGCTCGGATAAAGTGTTTGAAATAAAAGTTAAATAA
- a CDS encoding Hsp20 family protein, which produces MNKKKQNPFYELAGHFFGDSSFEHHLIEFEKMFQKKANASYLKISQYEENGHYFVKAELPGIKKDQTRIELYECYLTITITHQEEINIHHTGGSSVSQTCEHISKTVLLPFAPDKNQLYTTYKNSCLLISIPIGESYPPSKN; this is translated from the coding sequence ATGAATAAGAAAAAACAAAATCCTTTTTATGAGCTCGCAGGACATTTTTTTGGCGACAGCTCTTTTGAACATCATTTAATTGAATTTGAAAAAATGTTTCAGAAAAAGGCGAACGCATCCTATCTGAAAATTTCTCAGTACGAAGAAAACGGCCATTATTTTGTTAAAGCGGAGCTTCCGGGAATAAAAAAGGATCAAACCCGCATTGAACTGTATGAATGCTATTTAACCATCACCATCACCCATCAGGAAGAAATCAACATCCATCACACAGGAGGTTCGAGCGTTTCCCAGACATGCGAGCACATCTCTAAAACAGTATTATTGCCTTTTGCCCCCGATAAAAATCAATTATACACAACTTATAAAAACAGCTGTCTGCTGATTTCAATACCTATTGGAGAATCTTATCCCCCATCCAAAAATTAA
- a CDS encoding sigma-G-dependent sporulation-specific acid-soluble spore protein CsgA, with amino-acid sequence MDKSLSYLREVLSNYLDDHEVSRHLYQKLTQQDYDDEKHFARELSEKEQSFLNKMLPHEIKHAMGEQDYVRVDQLNEVYEELL; translated from the coding sequence ATGGATAAATCATTAAGCTATTTGCGCGAGGTACTTTCCAATTATCTGGATGATCATGAAGTAAGCAGGCATTTATATCAAAAGCTGACTCAACAAGACTATGATGACGAAAAACATTTTGCCCGTGAATTATCTGAAAAAGAACAGTCTTTTTTAAATAAGATGCTGCCTCATGAGATTAAGCACGCAATGGGTGAACAGGATTATGTGCGTGTTGATCAGCTCAATGAAGTTTATGAAGAACTGCTGTAG
- a CDS encoding phage holin family protein has translation MFKLVTGALSNVFDQISVHPQLVIVVPALMILGYALKRTPNVQDWMIIWILLGAGIIASIFTLGFSVSSIANGFIAAGAAITTHQAYKQSVVERNDEQNKNA, from the coding sequence GTGTTCAAATTGGTGACAGGCGCACTTTCAAACGTGTTTGATCAAATCAGTGTTCATCCTCAACTAGTTATTGTTGTACCAGCTTTGATGATTTTAGGATATGCCTTAAAAAGGACTCCTAATGTTCAAGATTGGATGATTATCTGGATTTTGCTGGGCGCGGGCATCATCGCAAGCATTTTTACACTTGGTTTTTCCGTAAGCAGCATTGCAAATGGATTTATTGCTGCAGGTGCAGCAATTACAACTCATCAGGCATATAAACAATCAGTGGTCGAAAGAAATGATGAACAAAACAAAAACGCGTGA
- a CDS encoding YppG family protein: protein MYSAEANSFKNRRRKREARISYYYPYEGYPPFESPTYLPQVQHNYQQMQQNPGYFQQGQMPPYMNGYQAQGFPAQQPQTIPQAMYANPYPKPVPNPKNQAGGISTVMSQFKKPDGQMDFNKVMDTAGQMMGAVNQMSSLVKGVTSMFKV, encoded by the coding sequence ATGTATTCAGCCGAAGCAAATTCATTTAAAAACCGCAGAAGGAAAAGAGAAGCAAGAATTAGCTATTACTATCCATACGAAGGATATCCGCCATTTGAAAGCCCGACATATTTACCTCAGGTTCAACATAATTATCAACAAATGCAGCAAAATCCAGGATACTTTCAGCAAGGTCAAATGCCGCCTTATATGAATGGCTATCAAGCTCAAGGATTTCCAGCGCAGCAGCCGCAGACTATCCCGCAAGCCATGTATGCCAATCCTTATCCGAAGCCTGTGCCAAATCCTAAAAATCAGGCAGGAGGAATTTCAACTGTTATGTCCCAATTTAAAAAACCGGACGGACAAATGGACTTCAATAAGGTGATGGATACTGCGGGGCAGATGATGGGTGCTGTGAACCAGATGAGTTCCCTCGTAAAAGGTGTTACATCAATGTTTAAGGTATAA
- a CDS encoding YppF family protein, with protein sequence MNLQSIKTAFFEAKQFEPKSMIELLNFIKTKYIKEELSISEYRTAVMLLETSETSNPGQEVKI encoded by the coding sequence ATGAATTTGCAAAGCATAAAAACAGCATTTTTTGAAGCGAAGCAATTTGAACCAAAAAGCATGATCGAGCTCCTGAATTTTATTAAAACCAAGTACATCAAAGAGGAATTATCCATCAGCGAGTACCGAACCGCCGTCATGCTGCTTGAAACGTCTGAAACATCTAATCCCGGACAGGAAGTAAAAATATAG
- a CDS encoding YppE family protein has protein sequence MNTKILKNSNKLLHITGECVSRFENDAKKKDEVDFFNEVKPAFEEAMAIMNEWKEDVLTWRITARPKYLFPAQIDSTVENFEQLVLQSFYKESKPIRFKNMKQSIDYVIEQVIAHIQMKSS, from the coding sequence ATGAATACCAAAATTCTGAAAAACTCAAATAAGCTCCTTCATATAACAGGCGAATGTGTCAGCCGATTTGAAAATGATGCAAAAAAAAAGGATGAGGTTGATTTCTTTAATGAAGTAAAGCCTGCGTTTGAAGAGGCGATGGCTATTATGAATGAGTGGAAAGAAGATGTCTTGACATGGAGGATCACGGCAAGACCAAAATATTTATTTCCAGCTCAAATTGACTCTACAGTAGAAAATTTCGAACAGCTTGTGCTGCAGTCTTTTTATAAGGAGTCAAAACCAATTCGATTCAAAAACATGAAACAGTCCATAGACTATGTGATTGAGCAAGTAATTGCACACATTCAGATGAAGAGCTCCTAA
- a CDS encoding spore protein: MAKETKKKQQKQSQAPSKNDLDKKLGGPNRPST, encoded by the coding sequence ATGGCAAAAGAAACGAAAAAGAAACAGCAAAAACAATCTCAGGCACCATCAAAAAATGACCTGGATAAAAAGCTTGGAGGGCCAAACCGTCCTTCGACATAG